acaggtgcatctcaataaattagaatgtcatggaaaagttcatttatttcagtaattcaactcaaattgtgaaactcgtgtattaaataaattcaatgcacacagactgaagtagtttaagtctttggttcttttaattgtgatgattttggctcacatttaacaaaaacccaccaattcactatctcaaaaaattagaatttggttactccattaaatccagtaaaggtaggtgccaaatcttgctggaaaatgaaatcagcatctttaaaaagctggtcagcagaaggaagcatgaagtgctccaaaatttcttggtaaacgggtgcagtgactttggttttcaaaaaacacaatggaccaacaccagcagatgacattgcaccccaaatcatcacagactgtggaaacttaacactggacttcaagcaacttgggctatgagcttctccacccttcctccagactctaggaccttggtttccaaatgaaatacaaaacttgctctcatctgaaagaggactttggaacactgggcaacagtccagttcttcttctccttagcccaggtaagatgcctctgacgttgtctgtggttcaggagtggcttaacaagaggaatatgacaactgtagccaaattccttgacatgtctgtgttaCCTTATCAGATTAAGTAATAGAAGGCACTTTGTGggtatttaaaaaatatcttaTGCTAAATTTACATATAAAATGACAATTAATGAATTGTATCCTTATTTGTGGTGCTATAGCAAAAATACCATTAGTGTCTACTTGTTTGAAATATATAAGCTATAAGCTAATTTTGTCTGTATGTCATAATCTACTGGCTTCATTGCTCCTGACTTGACATTTCCTGGCTGTCATGTAACTCATGACTGGCATAACATTTCCATACCATAGTGTGCTGAGTGGCCACACTGCAGGAGAGAGAAGCACAAGCGTGAGCTCAGAACCTGTAATTGCCCAGTGCGTCACTGAGAGAGAAGTAACAGACTGGGTACAGTGACAGGCAGGGGACAGAATGTGTGTGTAACATGAGAATATGACTGTCCCCAACCTCTATCCACAAAGCACTATATTAAACTGATGAGTGGACACAGCGCCAGCACTCACTTAGTCTGTCTTTGAGCACATGTTATGACCGCAGCTTTCATTTTCTATTCATATTTTGGGTGATTacttaaaaatagcacagaaaaAAGGGTAtttcttaaaatgtttttgaaagaaagcagcccatgttttaacagaagcagGATTACCAATGTAAAGGCCAACTGTGTATTAAATCCTGTTTTTCTTTATCTACTGATTCATATATATACAAAGTGTTTAAGAGATTATCTGTGCTAAAGAATATGATTAATAAAGAGCAGTTGCTGCCATGCCTGGTTCCTTTGTTTAGTTTCCACTGAACTTCCTGACAGAGCTTTGATGTCTGTTAATAGGCCCATGGAGGAACAACTGTCATATTAATACAAAATGATCAAGAGTTTGAGTGGCAGTAGTGGAATAAATTCAGATAATGAACTAGAAAAAGAAAGCTTTGAAGTATGAAGGTTGAATAGGCCTTATGTACTTTGAATGCTTTATAGTGTTAAGAGATGTATAAAATTAATGAAAGTGGTTTAAAGGCCTTGTatgtgtttacatttgaattatttgacaGTTTAAGTTTGAATTCACAAACATTCCGAGACAGACTCTGAACATTCTGTGAATAGTCGCTTTCACACAtatagccttttccagaaaattacctacaatttccagtttagaggtcatgtgtgaacacaacccTTTTGAAAACACTGGTGAATTTTGCTCCGGCAATTTTCCTTAATGTGAAGTTTTATCATTACCTATACATTTCTTTATTGATGGTAggtgtgaacagcacatttggaACATTTACCAAtaaaggcaacccaacaattttcctgtaatttacctggttgcatgtgtgaacaggGCTAATGTAAGTGaaggcagagactatttagcaaagATGGCCACTTCtactaaaatgaatgggagaaattggaacgcccaacggcagccaacagtcaacggatgtaaaaaggaagtcccgccttacatttAAAACAGCCAATTTTCAAGACTTTCGAGAATGCTCTCTAGTTCcgcatattttgaaaaattataatgttaggaaactgaaaacggattagtgtggacgtgtccAAAGGGATTTTTTGGATACTCCCCCTACTAAGTGAAGTGTGAGTTTAGTGGACATACATTTTCAACAGAGATCTGTGGGATTTTGGATTATGAGCTATTAGAAACCTGGTAGTCTGATCAGTTTTTCCATAGTAACtctgaaaagacaaagaaatgtaTCCAGAGTCTGAACAGGCTGAAGGTCTGTGCAAAGTTTGGTAGATTAATCTTAAAaactctaggaggagttacattGTAAAATGTTGGTCCAATGTCAGGGATTTGTATCTGGATTGACTTTACTAGGATTGGGGATTCTGATAAATGCCTTTACCTAAGTTTCTAAAATAACAGTAAGTTGGctttaatgtgtgtttgtgactCTGATTGTGTGTGAATAAGTGGGATTAggatatatttgtatgtatgcaTTATTTTGGAATGTTCAGTGACGAGTCTGGAATGTGTCCTGGAAatatgagtgagtgaattcacaGGGATTTTTTCCGGTCTTATATCCATGATCCACTGTtgtgctaatgtgtgtgtgtttgtgtgtttttgatatGTGGGTGTGTGAGCGTCAGGTGTCAGTGTAGACAGCACGGAGTGATTCCATCGGACAGAAATAGCAGCAGAGCTGTATAAAAGCCTGACACACGCTCAAGCAGACAGAAGACCAGACAGAGcaagagacacacagacagaggaagagagaaacGAGTCTCCCCACTCATTAAACCAAAAAGGATAAGACACACAAAAAGGAAATTGGAAATCTCTGAAGCAGTATTGACGAAAGTATCTCATAGTAAAACAGTTGAGATCACATTGTGAGTAATTTAACTTTTCGGGCGACATAAACAAGCTGACAATGCAGGTGTGTACAGTTCTGGAGAAGAAAGGTGGATGTGTGGTTGGAGCTGAGCTCAGTTGCAGTGTGAGGGAGGAAAATTCTGCTAGGAGAGAGAGTTACATCGCTGACTGGCACAGTATCAATATGAAGACACAGCCTGAAGAACGGTGAGTGCATAGACATATTCATGTAAAAAAAGTTAGATGCCAATTTTTGGAATTTATTGAAAGCTCTCTCAAAGCATTATCTGATAAtgtataaagaaaatgtaaaatctaTATTGTTTGTAAATCTAAACATACTGAATTGCATAAATAACACactgcaagaaaaaaacaaattctccagtaaaaatatctaaacatccttaaaacaagataaatttactttagAAGTAAAgttgtgtaagataataagacttgttttcagagaatatatcttgagttAGGGCTATTTTTCTTTGGCAAAATGTTTCCAttggcaattttatttatttattcttcttGTCTTCTCACAAATTTTGatagatttatatttaaaacaagaaaaaaacaatataacaatAGGGTTAGAAAAATtaactctgaaaacaagtcttaatattgtatgcattttcacttctcaaataaatgtatcctGTAATATCCTGTTTCAAAATGAAAAAGTgataaaatactgattaagaaaattatttttgcagtgtaattcTCAACCAGATCATTTTAAAGACTATACAGTGACAAAAATTCTGCTTCATTCATCTTTCTCCATCTTTCTCTCTGCAGCCAGTCCATGCTGATGTCGGATGACTCACGTCGAGAGACTCTCTCTCGTTATTGGCAGGTACGTCCTCTCAATCAGACCTGCCCATCGGGTGTGCTCAGAGTGGGCAATGTGGAGGCAGGTGTACGAGAACACCAGCTCCTACCCTACAGGAACACCCTGCCCTTGCCTATATTCAAGCCTGTTGAACTGGGTGTTCGTTTGGGTCGTGGAGCCCCCCACACCCTGGCAGATCTGCCCCTCGCCCAAGCTCCCAATGGAACCTGCCCAGACAAGAGACCAGTGGAGCAGATCACCAAAGACCTGCCACCTGTCAAACCCATGCAAATGGAGTTTGCTAAAGCTCCCAGAGCCCTGGGCAGATCCATGTCCCAAGAAGCCCAGAGGGGGTGAAGAGAAGGAAAGAAGGTGTGGTATAGGAAGAGGAAGGTCAAAAGGTGGTTTTGAAGATGAAAATGAACCAAAGACTGTATGGACTTTGTTGAATAATGAAAGGAATAGCAGAATGAGACAGAGGGAGTGAGCATGTAATAACAGGGTTTAGTGATAGTAAAAACAGTGTTTTTAGTCAATTAAATGAGCACGATGAAAAGAAGGAGGAGGATGATCCTAAAACTGATGGATGATGGTTTTGTATAGAGAATTTGTATTGTAAATAGTATTTTTTGTATTGACTATTTTCCATTCACAGCACTTTTTGTTGAGTTGCCATTAACTGAGTAATTCTTATGGGAAGTTGTATGTTAAGCATTTCCTGAGCCCAGTATTTAAGCTTGTCAATGTTTGAAGCTTGCGGTCAGGGTTGGTCATGCAGAAATCTATAATGTTTAGTAAAAGAGAAAAACTATATATAAGAATTGCACTATTTATTTACAGTTGGCATTTGCTTTGATTCATTGATTGTTGATATTTGCTACAGTTACTTAAATAAAGTTTGATTAGTATAAATTTAGTTTtggtttttatttgatttacCTTGAATGGCTGTGGAAAGATGCTATTTGGCCTGTAATAACACAACAGGGCAACATTCACCAATAAAGTAGATCATTCTTTTCACAGGTGGAGTACATCAAATGTATTAACATGGTTTTGCTTCATTCTTAAAAATCTATACTgtacaattatatatttatagttatattaatatatcaactagataataatactaataataatatgtcAAGACACACTTTGATGCTGGCTTTACAAAGCCTTCTCTTAAAGTGTAAAATAGTTTTGAGAGCTTAAAGTTTGAAGTCTTATATTCCCTAAAGTCagatagacaggtagatagacagatggacagacagacaaataaacagatacacagacatacagatttagttagttagttagttagttagttagttagttttgaCA
This portion of the Myxocyprinus asiaticus isolate MX2 ecotype Aquarium Trade chromosome 14, UBuf_Myxa_2, whole genome shotgun sequence genome encodes:
- the LOC127451597 gene encoding telethonin-like translates to MQVCTVLEKKGGCVVGAELSCSVREENSARRESYIADWHSINMKTQPEERQSMLMSDDSRRETLSRYWQVRPLNQTCPSGVLRVGNVEAGVREHQLLPYRNTLPLPIFKPVELGVRLGRGAPHTLADLPLAQAPNGTCPDKRPVEQITKDLPPVKPMQMEFAKAPRALGRSMSQEAQRG